A window of the Dyadobacter pollutisoli genome harbors these coding sequences:
- a CDS encoding alpha/beta hydrolase: protein MIINSNTTMAQDLSNGADNFYKSDKVTVNKVTFKNQYNMKVAGNLFVPKDLDQKEKNAAIIVGHPMGAVKEQSANLYATKMAEKGFVTLSPDLSFWGESEGEPRNAVAPDIYAEDFSAAVDYLGTQAFVDQERIGVLGICGSGSFVISAAKIDPRMKAIATVSMYDMGAANRNALNHSLTLDQRKKIIADAAQQRYAEFTGGETKLTGGTVDELTKTSNAIEREFYDFYRTSRGEYTPQGSSPKQTTHPTLATNTKFMNFYPFNDIETISPRPMLFIAGENAHSMEFSQDAYKLAGQPKELVIVPGAGHVDLYDRVKLIPWEKLESFFKNNLMSKMEGTVGSLPERN from the coding sequence ATGATAATTAACAGCAACACGACGATGGCCCAGGACTTGTCCAATGGGGCCGATAATTTTTATAAAAGTGATAAAGTGACGGTTAATAAAGTCACTTTCAAGAATCAATACAATATGAAGGTGGCGGGCAACCTTTTTGTGCCAAAAGACCTGGATCAAAAAGAGAAAAATGCTGCGATCATTGTCGGTCACCCGATGGGGGCTGTCAAGGAACAGAGTGCAAATCTTTATGCTACTAAGATGGCTGAAAAAGGATTTGTTACACTATCGCCGGACCTGTCATTCTGGGGAGAGAGCGAGGGGGAACCGCGCAATGCAGTCGCGCCGGATATCTATGCGGAAGATTTCAGTGCTGCGGTCGATTACCTGGGTACGCAGGCGTTTGTGGATCAAGAGCGGATTGGTGTGCTGGGGATTTGCGGGAGTGGAAGTTTTGTGATCAGTGCCGCAAAGATCGACCCACGCATGAAAGCCATTGCAACCGTGAGCATGTATGACATGGGAGCCGCTAACCGCAATGCGCTCAATCATTCGTTGACCCTTGACCAACGCAAAAAGATCATCGCCGATGCTGCCCAGCAGCGCTACGCAGAATTTACAGGCGGCGAGACGAAGCTTACTGGCGGAACAGTAGACGAGTTAACCAAAACCTCGAACGCCATTGAACGTGAGTTTTATGACTTTTACCGCACGAGCCGCGGGGAATATACACCACAAGGGTCCAGTCCAAAACAGACCACACACCCTACGCTTGCGACCAACACCAAATTCATGAATTTTTATCCTTTCAATGATATCGAGACGATCTCGCCGCGCCCGATGCTGTTCATTGCTGGTGAAAATGCACATTCGATGGAATTCAGCCAGGATGCCTATAAGCTTGCCGGACAGCCGAAAGAACTTGTCATCGTTCCCGGCGCAGGACACGTTGATCTCTATGACCGGGTAAAGCTGATTCCCTGGGAAAAATTGGAATCGTTCTTTAAAAACAACCTTATGTCAAAAATGGAAGGCACGGTTGGCTCGCTGCCTGAAAGAAACTAA
- a CDS encoding cyclophilin-like fold protein: MKQPKVVLYPLLVFILAIMACNSDGSMDPNTDPENPGQENPGTDSTDVDSSSNRLKITIGSRTFNATLVSNPTVTAFKARLPMTVNMTELNGNEKLYNFSGALPTNASNPRNIAAGDLMLYGSATLVLFYKSFPTSYSYTRLGKIENPSGLAAAVGSGSVSVRFELE, from the coding sequence ATGAAACAACCAAAAGTAGTCCTGTATCCTTTGTTGGTATTTATTCTGGCGATAATGGCATGTAATTCAGACGGTAGTATGGACCCAAATACAGATCCGGAAAATCCCGGGCAGGAGAACCCTGGCACCGATAGTACCGACGTGGATTCATCCAGCAATAGGTTGAAAATCACGATTGGTTCAAGAACATTCAACGCTACGCTGGTTTCAAACCCCACGGTTACTGCCTTTAAAGCCCGGCTACCCATGACAGTGAACATGACCGAGTTGAACGGCAATGAAAAGCTTTACAATTTCAGTGGCGCGCTGCCAACCAATGCTTCTAACCCCCGCAACATTGCAGCCGGCGATCTGATGCTATACGGCTCTGCCACACTGGTGCTTTTTTACAAATCATTTCCTACTTCTTACAGTTATACCCGCCTTGGAAAGATAGAAAACCCGTCCGGCCTTGCTGCTGCTGTTGGTAGCGGTTCGGTTTCAGTCCGGTTTGAATTAGAGTAG
- a CDS encoding molybdopterin cofactor-binding domain-containing protein — translation MKIQTATSAGAKCLARAAASLLKVDYKRTQGSFDLEASRDSAQAPPAGQFGPPAEMRTGDFEGNFAKAEVKLDETYSTPDQAHAMMEPHATIAKDGCRHESGAFENRGLNLHVISRFGQTVGSGFGNVRRVCSVRKTARGSGQIIRI, via the coding sequence ATGAAAATTCAGACGGCCACATCAGCAGGCGCGAAATGCTTGGCACGCGCAGCCGCCTCACTTTTGAAAGTTGATTACAAAAGAACGCAAGGCAGTTTTGATTTGGAAGCGTCAAGAGATAGCGCCCAGGCTCCTCCGGCAGGGCAGTTCGGCCCTCCTGCGGAAATGCGTACAGGCGACTTTGAAGGTAATTTTGCCAAAGCGGAGGTGAAATTAGATGAAACTTACTCGACACCCGACCAGGCACACGCGATGATGGAGCCTCATGCAACCATTGCAAAAGATGGGTGTCGGCATGAATCAGGTGCATTTGAAAATCGGGGACTCAACCTTCACGTAATCTCCCGGTTCGGCCAGACAGTGGGGAGCGGCTTCGGTAACGTCCGGCGTGTATGCAGCGTGCGCAAAACTGCGAGAGGAAGTGGCCAAATCATTCGGATTTGA
- a CDS encoding (2Fe-2S)-binding protein has translation MENENNAEEPESTGASRRAFLKQSSALAAFALAPPAAVHAVEKGVDEKIAVAFEQQPLRVEINGVAQQLSIEPRVTLLDLLREQLNLTGTKKGCDHGQCGACTVHVDGQRVNSCLTLALTTEGSKVTTIEGLGSVEKLHPMQEAFIKHDGFQCGYCTPGQIMSAVACINEGHANSPDEVREYMSGNICRCGAYANIVEAIMEVKSKGGRI, from the coding sequence ATGGAGAACGAAAATAATGCCGAAGAGCCGGAAAGCACTGGTGCATCGCGGCGTGCATTCCTGAAACAATCTTCCGCGCTCGCTGCCTTCGCGCTGGCACCGCCCGCCGCGGTTCATGCCGTCGAGAAGGGTGTGGATGAAAAGATCGCAGTTGCATTTGAACAGCAGCCACTTCGCGTGGAGATCAATGGTGTTGCTCAGCAATTGTCTATCGAGCCACGGGTAACTTTGCTGGACTTACTTCGCGAACAGTTAAACCTGACCGGCACCAAAAAGGGCTGCGACCACGGCCAGTGCGGGGCCTGTACGGTGCATGTCGATGGCCAGCGCGTCAATTCCTGTCTTACTTTGGCACTTACCACGGAAGGAAGCAAAGTCACAACGATCGAGGGATTGGGAAGTGTCGAAAAGTTGCATCCCATGCAGGAAGCTTTTATCAAACACGATGGATTTCAATGCGGCTATTGCACGCCAGGCCAGATCATGTCGGCCGTCGCCTGCATTAACGAAGGCCACGCCAATTCGCCCGACGAAGTGCGGGAATATATGAGCGGGAATATCTGCCGATGCGGCGCGTATGCGAACATTGTGGAAGCGATTATGGAAGTTAAATCGAAAGGAGGACGGATATGA
- a CDS encoding FAD binding domain-containing protein, producing MNLFQFTRANTAQAAVSAVSKESGAYFLAGGTNLIDLVKREVIIPERLVDINRLPLATIEETTTGVRIGAMAKNSAVADHALIKKHFPLLSMALNAGASAQLRNMATVGGNMMQRTRCPYFYDHSMPCNKRGPVQSGPSKGQANGPAGCGAIGGVNRMHAIFGTSEKCIAVHPSDMCIALAALDATVNVTGPKGNRSIPFVEFHRLAGDAPQKDNTLLPGELILSVDVPKNEFGKYAHYLKVRDRTSYAFALVSVAVAADMKGKTFQDIRLAMGGVSHKPWRLTDAERYLKGREATLENFRQAATLAMQGAKGYGENDFKLTLAPNSIIEALQIATQTV from the coding sequence ATGAACCTATTCCAATTCACGCGTGCCAACACGGCGCAGGCAGCGGTATCGGCCGTTTCAAAGGAAAGTGGCGCTTATTTTCTAGCAGGAGGTACCAATCTGATCGATCTTGTCAAAAGGGAAGTGATCATTCCCGAGCGCCTCGTCGACATCAATCGTCTGCCGCTGGCAACGATTGAAGAAACTACTACCGGTGTCCGCATCGGTGCAATGGCGAAAAACTCGGCGGTGGCCGATCATGCGCTGATCAAAAAGCATTTCCCATTATTATCCATGGCCTTAAATGCAGGCGCTTCCGCCCAGCTGCGCAATATGGCGACCGTGGGCGGCAATATGATGCAGCGCACGCGCTGTCCGTATTTTTACGATCATTCCATGCCTTGCAACAAACGCGGACCGGTTCAGTCGGGTCCTTCGAAAGGCCAGGCCAATGGTCCGGCGGGATGCGGGGCGATCGGGGGTGTTAACCGGATGCATGCAATTTTCGGCACTTCGGAAAAATGCATTGCCGTGCACCCAAGCGACATGTGCATCGCGCTTGCTGCACTGGATGCAACCGTCAATGTGACGGGTCCCAAAGGCAACCGCAGCATTCCTTTCGTTGAATTCCATCGCTTGGCGGGCGATGCCCCGCAGAAGGATAACACGCTATTGCCGGGGGAATTGATCCTTTCGGTAGATGTGCCTAAGAATGAATTCGGCAAATACGCACATTATCTCAAAGTACGCGACCGCACTTCCTATGCATTCGCGCTGGTGTCGGTGGCGGTTGCTGCAGATATGAAGGGAAAAACCTTTCAGGATATCAGGCTGGCAATGGGGGGCGTTTCGCATAAGCCCTGGCGGCTGACTGATGCGGAACGTTATCTGAAAGGGAGAGAAGCTACCCTGGAAAATTTCAGACAAGCCGCCACGCTGGCCATGCAGGGCGCGAAAGGTTATGGCGAAAATGATTTCAAACTAACCCTGGCCCCGAATTCCATTATCGAAGCACTTCAAATCGCAACTCAAACCGTCTGA
- a CDS encoding xanthine dehydrogenase family protein molybdopterin-binding subunit, producing the protein MKKDAKNPPLDRVDGRMKVTGGAKYFADFAIPNMAYCVIVGSDIARGTITSIDTRKAQGAPGVLGVFTHQNMPPIPGWDAPTSKQADRPPPKPDTEEKYRILSSPKILFDGQPIAMVVADTYERATYAASLVKAVYSKQTARTDLEKYKKDEITPRGGDYSRGNAKAFESAPVQLESEYTIPIEVHNPMELHGILAHWTGADKLMIYAKTQGVNSTQQAMAQAFKLEPKNIHVHTEFMGGGFGMGLRTWPQETATVAIAKKVGRPVKLVMHRSQMFTMVGHRPYTAQSIRMGADKNGKLVSIHHAATAETAKYEDFTEATVNMTKFMYDCPNVSTRYRLVRLDRSVPIWMRGPGEATGAFALESAMDEMAYKLSMDPIAFRLKNYSETDPEHNRPYSSKHLKEAYERGAEAIGWKDRKNGPGSIKEDNWLTGYGMSTGVFNAFRWEASARVVLNADGSLVVQSAVTDIGPGTGTALTMIAHNVLDIPFERIKVEYGDTSLPKAPSQGGSAIVSAVGSAVFDTCTKIKNELFELATKAGAPLAGSKVADLSIENGNVFISNSPSTKVTVTNLLKANNLPSIVQTADSKGSAELEKYSMYSFSVHFVKVKVNALTGAVRVTKAVSVADSGRIISPKTAASQMIGGVAGGIGMALTEEAIIDHRFGRFVNNNLADYHVAVHADVPAIETIFIDKPDPVINPMGAKGMGEIALIGFSAAVANAVFNATGKRIRRLPITPDKVMQQVS; encoded by the coding sequence ATGAAAAAAGATGCAAAAAACCCACCGCTTGACCGGGTAGACGGCCGAATGAAGGTGACCGGTGGAGCCAAATACTTTGCCGACTTCGCCATTCCGAATATGGCCTATTGTGTCATCGTAGGCAGTGATATCGCGCGCGGAACCATTACCAGTATAGATACCAGAAAGGCCCAGGGCGCTCCTGGCGTGTTGGGTGTATTTACTCATCAGAATATGCCGCCGATTCCTGGCTGGGATGCGCCGACAAGCAAGCAGGCCGACCGACCGCCGCCCAAACCTGACACGGAAGAAAAATACCGCATTCTAAGCAGTCCAAAAATCCTGTTCGACGGCCAACCTATTGCCATGGTTGTCGCCGATACCTACGAACGCGCGACCTACGCCGCGTCTTTGGTTAAGGCTGTGTACAGCAAACAAACGGCCCGTACGGATCTTGAAAAATACAAAAAAGACGAGATCACGCCCAGGGGCGGCGATTACTCGCGGGGCAATGCAAAAGCTTTCGAATCGGCCCCGGTGCAGCTCGAATCCGAATATACGATTCCCATTGAAGTGCATAACCCAATGGAATTACATGGGATCCTCGCGCACTGGACCGGCGCCGACAAGCTAATGATCTATGCCAAAACGCAGGGCGTCAATTCAACCCAGCAGGCGATGGCGCAGGCATTTAAACTGGAACCGAAAAATATCCATGTGCATACCGAATTTATGGGAGGTGGTTTTGGAATGGGACTGCGCACTTGGCCGCAGGAAACCGCAACGGTGGCCATTGCAAAAAAAGTAGGTCGTCCCGTGAAGCTGGTGATGCACCGGAGCCAGATGTTTACCATGGTTGGCCACCGGCCCTACACAGCCCAGTCCATTCGAATGGGGGCAGACAAAAACGGCAAGCTGGTCTCCATTCATCATGCAGCCACGGCAGAAACGGCTAAATACGAAGATTTTACGGAAGCGACCGTCAACATGACCAAGTTCATGTACGACTGTCCAAATGTAAGTACGCGCTATCGCTTGGTACGACTTGACCGAAGCGTGCCGATCTGGATGCGCGGTCCGGGTGAAGCTACCGGTGCATTTGCATTGGAATCGGCCATGGATGAAATGGCGTACAAGCTTAGCATGGACCCGATTGCATTCAGGCTTAAAAACTACTCGGAAACCGATCCTGAACATAACCGGCCTTATTCAAGCAAGCATCTGAAAGAAGCCTACGAGCGTGGGGCAGAGGCTATCGGCTGGAAAGACCGGAAAAACGGGCCAGGTAGCATCAAAGAAGACAACTGGCTCACAGGTTATGGCATGAGCACGGGCGTTTTCAATGCATTCAGATGGGAAGCCTCGGCCAGAGTGGTGCTCAATGCGGACGGATCGCTGGTGGTGCAAAGCGCGGTGACCGATATCGGTCCGGGTACAGGCACAGCTTTGACGATGATAGCGCACAATGTGCTGGATATTCCTTTCGAACGTATTAAGGTTGAGTATGGCGACACCTCGCTGCCGAAAGCGCCAAGTCAGGGCGGTTCGGCGATTGTTTCGGCGGTAGGCTCTGCTGTATTTGACACTTGTACAAAAATCAAAAATGAGCTGTTTGAACTTGCAACAAAAGCAGGCGCGCCGCTTGCGGGCAGTAAGGTGGCCGATCTTTCAATAGAAAATGGAAATGTTTTTATTTCAAACAGCCCTTCAACAAAGGTGACGGTAACTAATTTGCTGAAAGCCAATAATCTGCCCTCAATTGTACAAACTGCCGATTCGAAAGGGAGCGCGGAGTTGGAAAAATATTCGATGTATTCGTTCTCGGTGCATTTTGTAAAGGTTAAAGTCAATGCGCTCACTGGCGCTGTCCGTGTGACCAAAGCGGTCAGCGTAGCCGATTCGGGCCGGATTATCAGCCCCAAAACAGCAGCCAGCCAAATGATTGGCGGCGTGGCAGGCGGCATTGGAATGGCGCTGACAGAAGAAGCAATTATTGATCACCGCTTTGGCAGATTTGTCAACAACAACCTGGCCGATTATCATGTGGCCGTACATGCCGACGTGCCGGCGATCGAAACCATTTTCATTGATAAACCCGACCCGGTCATTAATCCGATGGGTGCAAAGGGAATGGGGGAAATTGCGCTGATCGGATTTTCTGCGGCGGTTGCCAATGCCGTGTTTAATGCAACCGGTAAGCGGATCAGACGGTTGCCCATCACGCCCGATAAGGTAATGCAGCAGGTATCTTGA
- a CDS encoding ISAon1 family transposase, protein MSVDTNPNSAWAIGRFYGVNGRDLLRQYRDFQSGFKDWSQRSHAKKWLLFPKNIGSHLSIDETSLSHGELYTILTNKAAKGGKGSIVAIVAGTKAEAVIEVIRKIPESLRKKVSEITLDMAGSMTMIAKRCFPRATRVTDRFHVQRLAIEALQEIRIKHRWEALDQENDAIELAKASQAEYQPEILPNGDTVKQLLARARYALYKKPNTWTDSQKERAQLLFERFPDLKKAYELALELSNIFTNTTEKIYGLTRLAKWHERVRQSGFKSFNTVARSIENHYKTIVNYFDNRSTNASAESFNAKIKAFRAQFRGVRNVEFFLYRLTQLYA, encoded by the coding sequence ATATCAGTCGATACCAACCCGAATAGTGCCTGGGCGATCGGACGGTTCTACGGTGTTAACGGCAGAGATTTACTACGTCAATATCGTGATTTTCAGAGTGGGTTTAAGGATTGGAGCCAGCGAAGCCATGCTAAGAAGTGGCTTTTGTTTCCTAAAAATATCGGGTCTCACCTATCCATTGACGAGACTAGCCTTTCGCATGGTGAGTTATATACCATCCTTACAAACAAAGCTGCCAAAGGAGGCAAAGGGAGCATTGTAGCCATTGTAGCAGGCACCAAGGCCGAAGCGGTTATTGAAGTCATCCGCAAAATCCCGGAATCTCTGCGGAAGAAAGTGTCTGAAATTACCCTGGATATGGCCGGCAGCATGACAATGATCGCCAAGCGTTGTTTCCCACGAGCTACCAGGGTTACAGACCGTTTTCACGTGCAAAGGTTAGCCATTGAAGCTTTGCAAGAAATCCGCATCAAACACCGCTGGGAGGCACTGGATCAAGAAAATGACGCCATCGAGCTGGCAAAAGCTTCTCAGGCAGAATATCAGCCAGAAATATTGCCCAACGGTGATACCGTGAAACAACTACTTGCACGGGCCAGATATGCATTGTACAAAAAGCCCAATACCTGGACGGACAGTCAAAAAGAAAGGGCGCAACTTCTCTTTGAACGCTTCCCAGACCTGAAAAAGGCATATGAGCTGGCGTTGGAGCTAAGTAACATCTTCACAAACACAACTGAAAAGATATACGGGTTGACCAGGCTTGCCAAGTGGCACGAGAGGGTCAGGCAGTCCGGCTTCAAGTCATTCAACACAGTCGCCCGCTCGATTGAGAACCATTACAAGACCATTGTCAATTATTTTGATAATCGCAGCACCAATGCATCTGCTGAGTCCTTCAATGCAAAGATCAAAGCATTCAGGGCTCAGTTTAGAGGTGTCAGGAATGTAGAATTCTTCCTGTACCGCCTGACTCAATTATATGCTTAA
- a CDS encoding ISAon1 family transposase N-terminal region protein, protein MESFLPIIQFLLPEFILENFELTSIDRQDGVFHVHIDEKNADENDPERKNLLSKGFFPTITVQDFPIRGHKVFLHIKRRRWLNTKTGKVVYRDWTEVANGTRMTSEFSAFLKDISRYQPE, encoded by the coding sequence TTGGAGAGTTTCCTGCCTATCATTCAATTTCTATTACCAGAGTTCATCCTCGAAAATTTTGAGTTAACTTCTATCGACCGGCAGGACGGTGTCTTCCACGTGCATATCGATGAGAAAAATGCAGATGAGAATGATCCCGAAAGAAAGAATCTACTCTCCAAAGGCTTCTTTCCGACAATTACTGTTCAGGATTTCCCAATTCGAGGCCATAAGGTCTTTCTTCACATCAAACGCCGCAGATGGCTCAATACCAAAACTGGAAAAGTAGTTTATCGAGACTGGACTGAGGTAGCTAATGGAACACGGATGACTAGTGAGTTTTCCGCTTTTTTAAAAGATATCAGTCGATACCAACCCGAATAG
- a CDS encoding SH3 domain-containing protein, whose product MTLNPAFSADKKELKMADSLFAMAKYPESLSLYKKNFSEDEKNNQSLLLKLAFLAEKTNNYTDCLFYLSKLALINPSRRLFEKMDKLAVEQNLTGYEFDDYNYFIIFYRRYGDYIPILLLTLGTYIVVIMVTKARRREPILQIHKISIVVYLLVLLGILNVPSLYQTCIIVNENTFLRDGPSSASPVVERVGKGHKLTIVGSVDHWNRVIWNNKIVYIRKSDLWNI is encoded by the coding sequence ATGACCCTGAATCCGGCTTTTTCGGCTGATAAAAAGGAGCTAAAAATGGCTGATTCTCTGTTCGCTATGGCCAAGTATCCCGAGTCGCTGAGCCTCTATAAAAAAAATTTCAGCGAAGACGAAAAAAATAATCAAAGCCTGCTTTTGAAGCTCGCTTTTCTCGCTGAGAAGACAAATAATTACACCGACTGCCTGTTTTATCTCAGCAAACTCGCCCTCATAAACCCTTCCAGACGGTTATTTGAAAAAATGGACAAACTCGCCGTCGAACAAAATCTAACCGGCTATGAATTCGACGATTACAATTATTTCATAATATTTTATCGAAGATATGGTGATTACATTCCAATATTGCTTCTAACTTTGGGGACCTATATAGTTGTAATAATGGTTACAAAAGCACGGCGAAGGGAGCCTATTTTGCAAATTCACAAGATTTCGATCGTTGTTTATCTGCTGGTTCTGCTGGGGATTTTAAATGTCCCTTCTCTTTATCAAACGTGCATTATCGTCAATGAAAATACTTTTCTCAGGGACGGGCCATCTTCTGCTTCGCCGGTGGTGGAACGTGTCGGGAAAGGCCATAAATTGACCATTGTTGGCTCCGTGGACCACTGGAATAGGGTTATCTGGAACAACAAGATCGTTTATATACGTAAAAGCGACCTATGGAATATTTGA
- a CDS encoding CHRD domain-containing protein → MKKPMKHFLLLIAGVVMLGFVSSCKEKGPHKEDIVKFSAVINSTPTVPKATSSGQGTGIFEYNKNTKELKYNITYQNITPTSVTINSANPAWEAGPILFELASNPAGNQVQGSKTLNTEQQTMLIVGMLYVNIPTKDNVYGEIRGQILADKFEE, encoded by the coding sequence ATGAAAAAGCCAATGAAACATTTTTTACTATTGATCGCAGGAGTTGTAATGTTAGGGTTTGTTTCTTCCTGTAAGGAAAAAGGCCCTCATAAAGAGGATATTGTTAAATTCTCAGCTGTTATAAATAGTACCCCGACTGTTCCGAAAGCGACATCATCCGGACAAGGCACAGGAATTTTTGAATACAACAAAAACACTAAGGAGCTTAAATATAACATTACATACCAGAACATTACACCTACGTCCGTGACCATCAACAGCGCCAATCCAGCGTGGGAAGCAGGTCCTATATTGTTTGAATTGGCTAGTAACCCGGCAGGTAACCAGGTTCAGGGCAGCAAAACATTGAATACTGAGCAGCAGACCATGCTAATCGTCGGAATGCTTTACGTCAACATTCCTACAAAGGACAATGTTTACGGTGAGATCCGCGGTCAGATCCTGGCTGATAAATTTGAAGAATAA
- a CDS encoding DEAD/DEAH box helicase — protein MKFDDYHIAPEIKQNLETAGFKRPTDIQFKAIPAVIKGEDVLAIAQTGTGKTAAFAIPVIDKLHKQKSSGRSEGIKCIVMVPTRELAIQITEVFTKIGQHTRVKTFSVFGGVEQGPQIAQLEKGIDILVSTPGRMFDLVSQGHIKLNKIEILILDEADHMLDLGFIKDIQDLIKFLPKNRQTLFFSATINEKIKKLAYSLVRNAIRIQISPNNPVAKNINHSVAFVAMDDKRFFLERVIKENPDSKILVFVRTKVRAERVYSALERMGIKSLTIHGDKEQSDRLTALNEFKKGNVSVLIATDVSARGIDIANVDYVVNYDLPEQAENYVHRVGRTGRGTQKGLAVSFCSPEEKPILEEIQTYLDKPIDVLKISTTDYSQTLDFTADTSNDIKALMKEIEDYQSIKKKNKKK, from the coding sequence ATGAAATTTGACGATTACCACATTGCCCCCGAGATCAAACAAAACCTGGAAACAGCCGGATTTAAACGTCCGACAGACATTCAGTTTAAAGCCATTCCCGCGGTTATAAAAGGCGAAGACGTTCTGGCCATAGCACAAACCGGCACTGGAAAAACAGCCGCCTTTGCCATACCAGTTATCGATAAGCTGCACAAACAGAAGTCCTCCGGCCGGTCCGAAGGCATCAAATGTATTGTAATGGTGCCTACTCGTGAACTCGCGATACAGATCACAGAGGTATTTACAAAAATCGGGCAGCATACCCGTGTCAAAACATTCAGCGTGTTTGGTGGCGTGGAACAAGGCCCTCAGATCGCTCAACTGGAAAAGGGCATTGATATCCTCGTTTCTACCCCGGGACGAATGTTTGACCTGGTAAGCCAGGGACATATCAAACTCAATAAAATAGAAATACTGATATTGGATGAAGCCGATCACATGCTGGATCTGGGTTTTATCAAAGACATTCAGGACCTGATCAAGTTTCTTCCGAAAAACCGTCAGACTTTGTTTTTTTCGGCGACTATTAATGAAAAAATCAAAAAACTGGCCTACTCCCTGGTGCGGAACGCGATCCGAATTCAGATATCACCCAACAATCCCGTAGCGAAAAACATAAACCATTCAGTGGCTTTTGTAGCCATGGATGATAAAAGATTTTTTCTCGAAAGGGTCATTAAAGAAAATCCCGACAGTAAAATCCTCGTTTTTGTACGTACCAAAGTCCGTGCGGAGAGGGTTTATAGCGCGCTGGAAAGAATGGGAATCAAAAGTCTGACCATTCACGGAGACAAGGAGCAGTCCGACCGCCTGACCGCGTTGAATGAGTTTAAAAAAGGCAATGTGAGCGTGTTAATCGCGACAGACGTGAGCGCCCGGGGCATTGACATTGCGAACGTGGATTACGTGGTGAATTATGACCTGCCAGAACAGGCCGAGAACTACGTCCACAGGGTTGGCAGGACGGGCAGAGGAACTCAAAAAGGACTTGCAGTATCATTTTGCAGTCCGGAGGAAAAACCGATTCTGGAAGAGATTCAAACATATCTGGACAAGCCCATTGATGTGTTAAAGATCAGCACGACGGACTATTCCCAAACGCTGGATTTCACGGCAGATACCTCCAATGACATTAAAGCGCTGATGAAGGAAATTGAAGATTATCAGTCAATTAAAAAGAAAAACAAGAAAAAGTAG
- a CDS encoding chaperone modulator CbpM: MENDQLIAIETFCTFYNVEYSFVESLQNNELIETVIVNDISFLHIPHLQKIERMVRLHHDLDINPEGIEAIHNLLDRIALMDREIVSLKNKLRFYEPGI; the protein is encoded by the coding sequence ATGGAAAATGATCAATTGATAGCAATAGAGACATTCTGCACTTTTTATAATGTAGAATACTCCTTCGTGGAATCACTACAAAACAATGAGCTCATTGAGACCGTTATCGTCAATGATATTTCGTTTTTGCATATTCCCCATCTTCAAAAGATCGAGCGAATGGTTCGCTTGCATCACGACCTGGACATTAACCCCGAGGGTATTGAAGCCATTCATAACCTGCTCGACCGCATTGCGTTAATGGACCGGGAAATCGTTTCATTAAAAAACAAACTCAGGTTCTACGAGCCGGGTATTTAA